From Actinopolyspora lacussalsi, a single genomic window includes:
- a CDS encoding phosphoenolpyruvate carboxykinase (GTP) (product_source=KO:K01596; cath_funfam=3.40.449.10,3.90.228.20; cog=COG1274; ko=KO:K01596; pfam=PF00821; superfamily=53795,68923), with protein MTALTIPGLDQAPVNHERLLSWVREVAELTTPEQVVWCDGSQQEWERLTNRLVEAGTFKRLDESKKPESFWTASDPTDVARVEERTFICSREKKDAGVTNNWMDPDQMKATMTELYRGCMRGRTMYVVPFCMGPVEAEPPRLGVEITDSEYVVVSMHIMTRMGDRVLERFSESEDVEFVPALHSVGAPLEPGQEDSAWPCNEIKYITHFPEERLIWSFGSGYGGNALLGKKCYSLRIASAMARDEGWLAEHMLILKLISPENKVYYVAAAFPSACGKTNLAMLEPTIPGWRVETLGDDIAWMRFGEDGRLYAVNPEAGFFGVAPGTNWKTNPNAMRTIERGNSIFTNVALTDDDDVWWEEMEDQPQHLTDWKRQDWTPDSDEKAAHPNSRYCTPMSQCPILAPEWDDPQGVPISAILFGGRRKTTIPLVNEAFDWQHGVFMGATLSSEKTAAAAGKVGEVRRDPMAMLPFIGYNVGDYFQHWVNMGKEADASKMPSIYYVNWFRRDPSGKKIVWPGFGENCRVLKWIVDRLEGNVAADETAIGRVPTADQLDLGGLDATREEIDQSLEVSLPEWREELPLIEEWFDTIGDDLPTSMRDELEALKQRIGE; from the coding sequence ATGACCGCTCTGACCATCCCCGGTCTCGACCAGGCACCCGTGAATCACGAACGCCTGCTGTCCTGGGTACGTGAGGTAGCGGAGCTGACCACGCCCGAGCAGGTCGTATGGTGCGACGGATCGCAGCAGGAATGGGAACGGCTGACCAACCGACTGGTCGAGGCCGGCACCTTCAAGCGTCTGGACGAGTCGAAGAAGCCCGAGTCGTTCTGGACGGCCTCCGATCCCACCGACGTCGCCCGGGTCGAGGAGCGGACTTTCATCTGCTCCCGGGAGAAGAAGGACGCCGGGGTCACCAACAACTGGATGGACCCCGACCAGATGAAGGCCACCATGACCGAGCTCTACCGGGGCTGCATGCGTGGTCGCACGATGTACGTCGTCCCGTTCTGCATGGGGCCGGTGGAGGCCGAGCCGCCCAGGCTCGGCGTGGAGATCACCGACTCCGAGTACGTCGTGGTGTCCATGCACATCATGACCCGCATGGGTGACCGCGTGCTGGAGCGGTTCTCCGAGAGCGAGGACGTGGAGTTCGTGCCCGCACTGCACTCGGTGGGTGCGCCGCTCGAACCCGGCCAGGAGGACTCCGCCTGGCCGTGCAACGAGATCAAGTACATCACGCACTTCCCCGAGGAGCGGCTGATCTGGAGCTTCGGCTCCGGCTACGGGGGCAACGCGCTGCTGGGCAAGAAGTGCTACTCGCTGCGCATCGCCTCCGCGATGGCCCGTGACGAGGGCTGGCTCGCCGAGCACATGCTGATCCTGAAGCTGATCTCGCCCGAGAACAAGGTCTACTACGTGGCAGCGGCCTTCCCCTCGGCGTGTGGCAAGACCAACCTGGCGATGCTGGAGCCGACCATCCCGGGCTGGCGCGTGGAGACCCTCGGCGACGACATCGCCTGGATGCGGTTCGGCGAGGACGGCAGGCTCTACGCGGTCAACCCGGAGGCGGGCTTCTTCGGGGTCGCGCCGGGCACCAACTGGAAGACCAACCCGAACGCGATGCGCACCATCGAGCGGGGCAACTCCATCTTCACCAACGTCGCGCTGACCGACGACGACGACGTGTGGTGGGAGGAGATGGAGGACCAGCCGCAGCACCTGACCGACTGGAAGCGGCAGGACTGGACGCCCGACTCGGACGAGAAGGCCGCCCACCCGAACTCCCGCTACTGCACGCCGATGTCGCAGTGCCCGATCCTGGCGCCCGAGTGGGACGACCCGCAGGGCGTGCCGATCTCGGCGATCCTGTTCGGCGGCAGGCGCAAGACCACGATCCCGCTGGTCAACGAGGCCTTCGACTGGCAGCACGGTGTCTTCATGGGCGCCACGCTGTCCTCGGAGAAGACGGCCGCCGCGGCGGGCAAGGTCGGCGAGGTGCGCCGCGATCCGATGGCGATGCTGCCGTTCATCGGCTACAACGTCGGCGACTACTTCCAGCACTGGGTGAACATGGGCAAGGAGGCCGACGCCTCCAAGATGCCCAGCATCTACTACGTCAACTGGTTCCGCAGGGACCCCTCGGGCAAGAAGATCGTCTGGCCCGGGTTCGGCGAGAACTGCCGGGTGCTGAAGTGGATCGTGGACCGGCTGGAGGGCAACGTCGCCGCCGACGAGACCGCCATCGGCCGGGTGCCCACCGCGGACCAGCTCGACCTCGGCGGGCTCGACGCCACCCGGGAGGAGATCGACCAGTCCCTCGAGGTGAGCCTGCCGGAGTGGCGCGAGGAGCTGCCGCTGATCGAGGAGTGGTTCGACACGATCGGCGACGACCTCCCCACCTCGATGCGCGACGAGCTGGAGGCGCTCAAGCAGCGCATCGGTGAGTGA
- a CDS encoding hypothetical protein (product_source=Hypo-rule applied; transmembrane_helix_parts=Outside_1_3,TMhelix_4_21,Inside_22_94): protein MVDLAMIALVLVALLAVWLFLRGADSVGSRRGAGFARYRGRVGPSPPNHPTATDGERSEDSYGTAGRGGVPHGPGAYRSMLSLRRKRAENPDGD from the coding sequence ATGGTAGATCTGGCGATGATCGCACTGGTCCTGGTCGCGCTGCTGGCCGTGTGGCTGTTCCTGCGGGGAGCCGACAGCGTGGGCAGTCGCCGGGGCGCCGGGTTCGCCCGTTACCGCGGCCGCGTCGGACCCTCACCACCGAACCACCCGACCGCCACCGACGGGGAACGCTCCGAGGACTCGTACGGCACGGCCGGGCGCGGCGGCGTCCCGCACGGACCGGGGGCGTATCGCTCGATGCTGTCGCTGCGCAGGAAGCGGGCCGAGAACCCCGACGGCGACTGA
- a CDS encoding polar amino acid transport system ATP-binding protein (product_source=KO:K02028; cath_funfam=3.40.50.300; cog=COG1126; ko=KO:K02028; pfam=PF00005; smart=SM00382; superfamily=52540), whose amino-acid sequence MSDVKIEISELRKSFGELEVLSGVDQRIEAGEVVCVIGPSGSGKSTLLRCVNLLEQPTSGRIVVDGVELTDPDADIDAARTRIGMVFQQFNLFSHLSVLRNLTVAQRKVLGRDRAKAEETARENLRRVGLADKENATPAQLSGGQQQRAGIARSLSMDPDVMLFDEPTSALDPELVGDVLDVMRGLANEGMTMLVVTHEMQFAREVADRVLFMDGGAIVEQGRPADVIGDPRRERTRNFLARVLNPTHAASAVEPEESQDG is encoded by the coding sequence ATGAGTGACGTAAAGATCGAGATCTCCGAACTGCGCAAGTCCTTCGGCGAGCTGGAGGTCCTCAGCGGGGTGGATCAGCGGATCGAGGCGGGCGAGGTGGTCTGCGTCATCGGCCCCTCCGGCTCCGGCAAGTCCACCTTGCTGCGCTGCGTGAACCTGCTCGAACAACCCACCTCGGGCAGGATCGTGGTCGATGGGGTCGAGCTCACCGACCCGGACGCCGACATCGACGCGGCGCGCACCCGCATCGGCATGGTCTTCCAGCAGTTCAACCTGTTCTCGCACCTTTCGGTGCTGCGCAACCTCACCGTCGCGCAGCGCAAGGTGCTCGGCCGCGACCGGGCCAAGGCCGAGGAGACCGCCCGCGAGAACCTGCGCAGGGTCGGGCTGGCCGACAAGGAGAACGCCACCCCCGCCCAGCTGTCCGGCGGCCAGCAGCAGCGGGCCGGCATCGCGCGCTCGCTGTCGATGGACCCGGACGTGATGCTGTTCGACGAGCCGACCTCCGCGCTGGACCCGGAGCTGGTCGGCGACGTGCTGGACGTGATGCGCGGACTGGCGAACGAGGGGATGACCATGCTGGTTGTCACCCACGAGATGCAGTTCGCCCGCGAGGTCGCCGACCGGGTGCTGTTCATGGACGGCGGCGCCATCGTCGAGCAGGGCAGGCCCGCCGACGTGATCGGCGATCCGCGACGCGAGCGCACCCGCAACTTCCTGGCGCGGGTGCTCAACCCGACGCACGCGGCCTCGGCCGTCGAACCGGAGGAGTCCCAGGACGGATAG
- a CDS encoding polar amino acid transport system permease protein (product_source=KO:K02029; cath_funfam=1.10.3720.10; cog=COG0765; ko=KO:K02029; pfam=PF00528; superfamily=161098; tigrfam=TIGR01726; transmembrane_helix_parts=Inside_1_19,TMhelix_20_42,Outside_43_65,TMhelix_66_88,Inside_89_108,TMhelix_109_131,Outside_132_236,TMhelix_237_259,Inside_260_272), with amino-acid sequence MAVQSRPATSGMSKRQRAKIGRGVQYAVLLAVVIVAALLADWGRLQEQLFNLEVAGALFPTVLSTALLNTVVYTASGFALGLGLALVLALMRLSSVAPYRWISAAYIEFFRGLPALLVFLSVGIGIPTAFNDVSFNRNVTVMIALGIVGSAYMAETIRAGIKAVPNGQLEAARSLGMSHGRATVTVVIPQAFRIILPPLTNELILLTKDSSLTFVLGATLAQQELTQFGRAAMTTHPGMTPILVVGLCYLLITIPLSVLQQRLERRFGPDGR; translated from the coding sequence ATGGCAGTGCAATCCCGACCCGCCACCAGCGGGATGAGTAAACGCCAACGCGCCAAAATCGGGCGCGGTGTGCAGTACGCGGTACTGCTCGCGGTCGTCATCGTGGCCGCGCTGCTCGCCGACTGGGGGCGTCTCCAGGAGCAGCTGTTCAACCTCGAGGTCGCCGGGGCGCTGTTCCCCACCGTGTTGAGCACCGCGCTGCTCAACACCGTCGTTTACACCGCCTCGGGGTTCGCGTTGGGCCTGGGGCTGGCGCTGGTGCTCGCGTTGATGCGGCTGTCCTCGGTGGCGCCCTACCGCTGGATCTCCGCCGCCTACATCGAGTTCTTCCGCGGCCTGCCCGCGCTGCTGGTGTTCCTCTCGGTCGGGATCGGCATCCCGACCGCGTTCAACGACGTCAGCTTCAACCGCAACGTCACCGTCATGATCGCGTTGGGGATCGTCGGTTCGGCCTACATGGCCGAGACCATCCGCGCGGGGATCAAGGCGGTGCCCAACGGTCAGCTGGAGGCGGCCCGCTCGCTGGGAATGTCGCACGGCAGGGCGACGGTCACCGTCGTCATCCCGCAGGCGTTCCGCATCATCCTGCCGCCGCTGACCAACGAGCTGATCCTGCTGACCAAGGACTCCTCCCTGACGTTCGTGCTCGGCGCCACGCTCGCCCAGCAGGAACTCACCCAGTTCGGCCGCGCCGCGATGACTACCCATCCCGGCATGACCCCGATCCTGGTGGTCGGGCTGTGCTATCTGTTGATCACCATCCCGCTGTCGGTGCTGCAGCAGCGGTTGGAACGCAGGTTCGGACCCGACGGTCGGTAA
- a CDS encoding polar amino acid transport system substrate-binding protein (product_source=KO:K02030; cath_funfam=3.40.190.10; cleavage_site_network=SignalP-noTM; cog=COG0834; ko=KO:K02030; pfam=PF00497; smart=SM00062; superfamily=53850), with protein MALRTTLRAAALLPAFALVTAVAGCGGGGGGEAKGVPLVNEGQLTTCTNLPYEPFESREDGEVVGFDIDLIDLVAEDLGVEQQVTNIPFTTLQSGQALNVGNCDVAAAAITITDVRDENFDFSDPYFDATQALLAPEGSGLDSFAALDGKTLGYQKGTTGAEYAKERAEKNGVTLKQFADLGLLLQNMRTGKIDAVINDDFALIDFADQNQKFEVTKKLETSENYGFGVKTGNGELQSKINEVLAEAKQDGTYDRLYEKWFGHAPSEK; from the coding sequence GTGGCGCTTCGAACAACGTTGCGGGCCGCGGCCCTGTTACCCGCGTTCGCCCTGGTGACGGCAGTAGCGGGCTGTGGCGGTGGTGGTGGCGGTGAGGCCAAGGGCGTCCCGCTGGTGAACGAGGGACAGCTGACCACCTGCACCAACCTGCCCTACGAACCGTTCGAATCGCGCGAGGACGGTGAGGTCGTCGGTTTCGACATCGACCTGATCGACCTGGTCGCCGAGGACCTCGGCGTCGAGCAGCAGGTCACCAACATACCGTTCACCACCCTCCAGTCGGGCCAGGCTCTCAACGTGGGTAACTGCGACGTGGCCGCCGCCGCGATCACGATCACCGACGTCCGCGACGAGAACTTCGACTTCTCCGACCCTTACTTCGACGCCACGCAGGCGCTGCTCGCCCCCGAGGGCTCCGGCCTCGACAGCTTCGCCGCCCTCGACGGCAAGACGCTGGGCTACCAGAAGGGCACCACCGGCGCGGAGTACGCCAAGGAGCGCGCCGAAAAGAACGGCGTCACGCTCAAGCAGTTCGCCGACCTCGGCCTGCTGCTGCAGAACATGCGCACCGGCAAGATCGACGCCGTGATCAACGACGACTTCGCGCTGATCGACTTCGCGGACCAGAACCAGAAGTTCGAGGTCACCAAGAAGCTCGAAACCAGCGAGAACTACGGCTTCGGCGTCAAGACCGGCAACGGCGAGCTGCAGAGCAAGATCAACGAGGTGCTGGCCGAGGCCAAGCAGGACGGCACCTACGACCGGCTGTACGAGAAGTGGTTCGGCCACGCGCCGTCCGAGAAGTGA